Proteins from a genomic interval of Prevotella sp. E13-27:
- a CDS encoding helix-turn-helix transcriptional regulator — translation MDDVELGRRLGITKQAVSNVVNGAGITVERLHKFADALGVRVRDLFD, via the coding sequence ATTGATGACGTAGAACTAGGCCGCCGATTAGGTATCACTAAACAGGCAGTGTCTAATGTTGTCAATGGTGCAGGTATAACCGTTGAACGGCTTCATAAGTTCGCTGATGCGCTTGGTGTGCGTGTCCGCGACCTTTTTGATTAA